A genomic stretch from Mesoplodon densirostris isolate mMesDen1 chromosome 3, mMesDen1 primary haplotype, whole genome shotgun sequence includes:
- the LOC132485506 gene encoding ferritin light chain-like — MSSQGCQNYSTQVEAAINRLVNIHLRASYTSLSLGFDFDHDNVALEGVGHIFLEMAEEKHRGTQRLLKMQTQSHGSALFQDAQKPPQDEWGKTQDAREAAILMEKSLNQVLLDLHDLHSARADPPLCDFLESGFLEEQVKLIQKMATT; from the coding sequence ATGAGCTCCCAGGGTTGTCAAAATTATTCCACCCAGGTGGAGGCCGCCATCAATCGCCTGGTCAACATACATCTGCGAGCCTCCTACACCTCCCTCTCTCTGGGCTTCGATTTTGACCACGACAATGTGGCTTTGGAGGGCGTGGGCCACATCTTCCTTGAAATGGCTGAGGAGAAGCACCGGGGCACCCAGCGTCTTTTGAAAATGCAAACCCAGAGCCACGGCAGTGCCCTATTCCAGGACGCACAGAAACCACCTCAAGATGAGTGGGGCAAAACCCAGGATGCTAGGGAAGCCGCCATTCTCATGGAGAAGAGCCTGAACCAGGTCCTTTTGGATCTACATGACCTGCACTCTGCCCGCGCAGACCCCCCgctctgtgacttcctggagagcggctTCCTGGAAGAGCAGGTGAAACTCATC